A genomic window from Purpureocillium takamizusanense chromosome 2, complete sequence includes:
- the GAL7 gene encoding UDP-glucose--hexose-1-phosphate uridylyltransferase (EggNog:ENOG503NU1J~COG:C) produces the protein MPDKILDDISHRRYNPLTDSWLLVSPHRTKRPWQGAQEAAAANTLPEYDPKCYLCPGNTRAAGDRNPKYEKTFAFVNDYSAVKEQQPDYEAETSSDNLESLLLRAQGVKGVCYVLTFSPKHHLTLADMPATDILPVIEHWTRIYANHLAASNPLSKLVDGLQLSLAKGDAPQPKDEYRYMQIFENKGAAMGCSNPHPHCQVWTTSTMPEEPGKELAQMTKYRKQHGGRHLLGDYVQLELTKQERVLWQNDGFVVVCPWWAVWPFEVLILSRRHIRSLVDFKLEERLQLAEAIQEVTRRYDNLFECSFPYSSGIHQAPLQGTEEEVENSYFHMHFYPPLLRSATVKKFLVGYELMAEPQRDITPEQATARLRNCGGELYRNNLKQ, from the exons ATGCCGGACAAGATCCTTGACGACATCTCCCACAGGCGGTATAACCCGCTGACCGACAGCTGGCTGCTCGTGTCCCCCCACCGGACGAAGCGTCCATGGCA GGGCGCGCaagaggctgccgccgccaacacgcTGCCCGAGTATGACCCCAAG TGCTACCTCTGCCCCGGCAATACTCGCGCTGCCGGAGACCGGAACCCCAAGTACGAGAAGACGTTTGCTTTTGTCAATGACTAcagcgccgtcaaggagcaACAGCCCGATTATGAGGCAGAGACCTCCTCCGATA ATCTCGAGTCTCTGCTGCTCCGCGCCCAGGGCGTAAAGGGCGTTTGCTACGTCCTCACCTTCTCTCCCAAGCACcacctcaccctcgccgacatgccCGCCACCGACATCCTCCCGGTCATTGAGCACTGGACCCGCATCTATGCCAAtcacctcgccgcctcaaACCCATTATCCAAGCTGgtcgacggcctgcagctTTCACTGGCCAAAGGGGACGCGCCACAGCCCAAGGACGAGTACCGATACATGCAAATATTCGAGAACAAGGGTGCCGCTATGGGATGCTCGAACCCGCACCCGCACTGCCAGGTCTGGACCACGTCTACCATGCCCGAGGAGCCGGGCAAGGAGCTCGCGCAGATGACAAAGTATCGCAagcagcacggcgggcgccaCCTGTTGGGCGACTACGTGCAGCTGGAGCTGACCAAGCAAGAGCGCGTCTTGTGGCAGAACGACGGCTTTGTGGTTGTGTGCCCGTGGTGGGCCGTCTGGCCGTTCGAGGTGCTCATCCTGTCGCGGCGGCACATCCGCTCGCTCGTCGACTtcaagctcgaggagcggctgcagctcgccgaggccatccaGGAGGTCACGCGGCGGTACGACAACCTCTTTGAGTGCAGCTTTCCCTACAGCTCGGGCATCCAccaggcgccgctgcagggcaccgaggaggaggtcgagAACTCGTATTTCCACATGCACTTTtacccgccgctgctgcggtcTGCGACGGTCAAGAAGTTCCTTGTCGGGTACGAGCTAATGGCAGAGCCACAGCGAGACATTACGCCGGAGCAGGCCACAGCTCGGCTGCGCAACTGCGGCGGAGAGCTCTACCGAAATAATCTGAAGCAATGA
- a CDS encoding uncharacterized protein (COG:S~BUSCO:EOG092655IF~TransMembrane:4 (o15-37i88-109o115-138i145-163o)~EggNog:ENOG503P42E), with protein sequence MDVLKSLLPPAQGVLPYYMLVLSVVSIGNSLQAYATLHFSRRVYNGRFVRNSQLPPASATFNPDDSVNKLVPAKSQTDPKAADQLTPLAGRLFGTWTLITCIVRCYAAYHLHLGPVYNIAIWTYVVALGHFATELFVFKSMTFGLPQIFPFTLASCALIWMPMVRDHYVQFN encoded by the exons ATGGACGTCCTTAAGTCTCTCCTTCCACCCGCCCAGGGCGTGCTTCCTTACTACATGCTCGTG CTCTCCGTCGTGTCCATTGGCAACTCCCTCCAGGCCTACGCGACGCTACACTTCTCCCGTCGCGTCTACAACGGCCGGTTCGTCCGCAActcgcagctgccgcccgcctcggcgacgttcAACCCCGACGACTCGGTCAACAAGCTCGTGCCCGCCAAGTCGCAGACGGAccccaaggcggccgacCAGCTGAcgcccctcgccggccggctTTTCGGAACGTGGACGCTCATCACCTGCATCGTCCGCTGCTACGCCGCATACCACCTGCACCTCGGCCCCGTGTACAATATCGCTATATGGACGTACGTTGTGGCGCTCGGTCACTTTGCGACGGAGCTGTTCGTCTTCAAGAGCATGACGTTTGGCCTGCCTCAAATCTTTCCGTTCACGCTCGCGAGCTGCGCCCTGATTTGGATGCCCATGGTTCGGGACCACTACGTCCAGTTCAACTAG
- a CDS encoding uncharacterized protein (SECRETED:SignalP(1-19~SECRETED:cutsite=VSA-TC~SECRETED:prob=0.5934)) yields MKNSAAALLLLALAAAVSATCNKEPVLNTIGTCSKETNLCTLSKNGKQWTKSCEPKCSRTDSDCIDNMSDKTAYCL; encoded by the exons ATGAAGAACTCTGCTGCCgcactcctcctcctcgccctggcggcggccgtctcggcgacgTGTAACAAAGAGCCGGTTCTCAACACTATTGGC ACGTGCTCCAAGGAGACCAACCTGTGCACGCTCTCCAAGAACGGCAAGCAGTGGACCAAGTCCTGCGAACCCAAG TGTTCGCGAACCGACTCTGACTGCATCGACAACATGTCCGACAAGACTGCGTACTGCCTTTAA
- the ibp1 gene encoding Protein-tyrosine-phosphatase (BUSCO:EOG092658QH~COG:D~EggNog:ENOG503P4E5), which yields MSSANIHTLQRMTAKTLSEKMLQESESKDPTFAVIDVRDDDYIGGHIRGSTNVPSAQLDAMMATLVRRLKDKDAVVFHCALSQQRGPSAALRYLRERDGLLKSLGETRARPDDQPQAVYVLDKGFTGWQEAYGTDERLTEGYRKELWENY from the exons ATGTCCTCCGCCAACATCCACACGCTGCAGCGCATGACGGCCAAGACGCTGTCGGAAAAGATGCTCCAAGAGAGCGAGTCCAAGGACCCAACCTTTGCCGTCATTGACGtacgcgacgacg ACTACATCGGCGGACATATCCGGGGCTCGACCAACGTGCCGAgcgcgcagctcgacgccatgatggcgacgctggTGCGCAggctcaaggacaaggacgccgtCGTTTTCCACTGCGCGCTGAGCCAGCAGCGGgggccgagcgcggcgctgcgctaCCTGCGCGAGAGGGACGGCCTGCTCAAGTCgctgggcgagacgagggcgcggcccGACGACCAGCCCCAGGCCGTGTATGTCCTGGACAAGGGCTTCACCGGGTGGCAGGAGGCGTACGGGACGGACGAGCGGTTGACGGAGGGGTATAGGAAGGAGCTCTGGGAGAATTACTGA
- a CDS encoding uncharacterized protein (TransMembrane:1 (o27-53i)~EggNog:ENOG503NV2T~BUSCO:EOG0926310O~COG:Q): MDHPLVQKALSYIQQIPPVPEQVQLGFAAIGALYLGTKLLGYLSLLLSAFVFVGHPLRRYGRAGSWAVVTGASDGLGKEYATQLAAKGFNLVLVSRTQSKLDTLAKDIEQKYPGKGLQVKTLAMDFAKNDERDYDLLRELIRGLDIAVLINNVGQSHSIPVSFLETTKEELENIVTINCIGTLKVTQIVAPVLKARKHGLILTMGSFGGWTPTPYLATYSGSKAFLQQWSNALASELADDHVDVYLVLSHLVTTAMSKVRRPSLLIPNARNFVKSALGKIGLGGYQTAPNTYTPWWSHAVMLWLIENVPGVNSPITIWYNKKMHVDIRKRALRKREREAKKQ, translated from the exons ATGGACCATCCGCTCGTGCAGAAAGCTCTGAGTTATATCCAGCAGATCCCTCCTGTGCCGGAGCAGGTCCAATTGGGTTTTGCTGCCATCGGCGCGCTTTACCTCGGGACCAAGCTCCTGGGCTACCTGTCGCTCCTCCTCAGCGCCTTCGTTTTTGTCGGCCACCCT CTCCGCAGGTATGGCCGCGCCGGCTCTTGGGccgtcgtcacgggcgcctcggacggcctcggcaaggaGTATGcgacgcagctcgccgccaagggcttcaaccttgtcctcgtctccCGAACCCAGTCCAAGCTCGACACACTCGCCAAGGACATCGAGCAGAAATACCCCGGCAAGGGCCTCCAAGTCAAGACGCTGGCTATGGACTTTGCCAAGAATGACGAGCGCGACTAcgacctgctgcgcgagctgATCCGCGGCCTCGACATTGCCGTGCTCATCAACAACGTCGGCCAGAGCCACAGCATCCCCGTGTCGTTCCTCGAGACAaccaaggaggagctggagaacATTGTCACCATCAACTGCATCGGCACCCTCAAGGTTACCCAGATCGTCGCCCCCGTGCTGAAGGCGCGCAAGCACGGCCTGATCCTGACCATGGGCTCCTTCGGCGGCTGGACCCCCACCCCGTACCTGGCCACGTACTCGGGCAGCAAGGCCTTCCTACAGCAGTGGAGCAACGCGCTCGCTTctgagctggccgacgaccaCGTCGACGTCTACCTGGTCTTGAGCCACCTGGTCACGACGGCCATGAGCAAGgtccgccgccccagcctgCTCATCCCCAACGCGCGCAACTTCGTCAAGTCGGCCCTCGGCAAGATTGGCCTTGGAGGCTACCAGACCGCGCCCAACACCTACACCCCTTGGTGGAGCCACGCCGTCATGTTGTGGCTCATCGAGAATGTCCCTGGTGTCAACAGCCCGATTACTATCTGGTACAATAAGAAGATGCATGTTGATATCCGCAAGAGGGCCCTGCGGAAGcgggagcgcgaggccaagaagcaaTAG
- the ADA2 gene encoding Transcriptional adapter ada2 (EggNog:ENOG503NTWG~COG:B) codes for MGVIRKKTVTRGGEGGVKYVCDVCSSDITSTVRIRCADPACSDFDLCVSCFAKGESRNAHDPAIHAFRVIEQNSFPIFDREWGADEELLLLEGAETYGLGSWADIADHIGGFRDKDEVRDHYLATYVESPNFPLPKRCSPHDCELANEVRREEFQSRKKRRIEDRREAAKNAPALQPKTKPTASVPSCHEIQGYMPGRLEFETEYANEAEEAVQHMQFDPGDGVNPRTGELEPEMELKLTVMEIYNSRLTQRVERKKVIFEHDLLEYRENTKVEKRRSKDEKDLLQKAKPFARIMNHKDFEDLNQGLVDELNLRQAITQLQDWRNMRIGDLKSGEKYETEKAQRIQKAIPMGSMDRERLASNQRSKQAPPPDPPSGAALLIAPELAIRPAPQTNGEVNGDSKPLTNGHTNGVNGVNGHAPSRPKITPQAISGVQPLQLSQDNAPDLHLLTPEEAKLCEVVRLQPKPYLMIKEQILKEALKTNGTLKKKQAKEICRLDSQKGARIFDFFINAGWLGKA; via the exons ATGGGCGTCATTCGTAAGaagacggtgacgaggggGGGCGAAGGGGGTGTCAAATATGTTTGCGACGTTTGCTCGTCCGACATCACGTCGACG GTCCGCATTAGGTGTGCTGACCCGGCATGTTCCGACTTCGACCTTTGCGTCTCGTGCTTTGCCAAAGGCGAGTCTCGAAACGCTCACGACCCCGCGATACATGCCTTTCGCGTGATCGAGCAAAACTCGTTCCCCATCTTCGATCGCGAAtggggcgccgacgaggagctgctgctcctaGAGGGCGCCGAGACGTATGGCCTGGGGTCCTGGGCTGACATCGCCGACCACATTGGCGGCTTTCGCGACAAGGATGAGGTGCGCGACCACTACCTAGCTACCTACGTCGAATCTCCCAATTTTCCCCTCCCGAAACGATGCAGCCCCCACGACTGCGAGCTGGCCAACGAAGTGCGGCGCGAAGAGTTCCAGTCGCGCAAGAAAAGGCGTATAGAAGACCGTCGTGAGGCAGCCAAGAATGCCCCAGCCCTTCAGCCTAAGACCAAACCGACTGCGAGTGTTCCAAGCTGTCACGAAATCCAGGGCTACATGCCTGGTCGGTTGGAGTTCGAAACAGAATACGCCAACGAGGCGGAAGAAGCCGTGCAGCACATGCAGTTCGAtcccggcgacggcgttaACCCTCGGACCGGGGAGCTCGAACCGGAAATGGAGCTCAAGTTGACCGTCATGGAGATTTACAATAGTCGTCTCACTCAGCGTGTTGAACGCAAAAAGGTTATATTTGAGCACGACCTACTGGAATACAGGGAAAATACAAAAGTCGAAAAGAGGCGGAGCAAAGACGAAAAGGACCTATTGCAAAAAGCCAAGCCCTTTGCTCGCATCATGAACCACAAGGACTTCGAGGACCTGAaccagggcctcgtcgatgagctgaATCTGCGTCAGGCCATTACCCAACTGCAGGACTGGCGAAACATGCGCATCGGCGACCTTAAGAGCGGCGAAAAGTACGAGACGGAGAAGGCTCAGCGCATACAAAAGGCCATACCTATGGGATCCATGGATAGGGAACGGCTTGCTTCGAATCAACGGTCCAAGCAAGCTCCGCCTCCTGATCCACCGAGCGGTGCCGCCCTCCTCATCGCGCCAGAGCTGGCCATCCGGCCGGCGCCCCAGACTAACGGTGAGGTGAACGGTGACAGCAAGCCTCTCACGAACGGACACACAAACGGCGTTAATGGAGTAAACGGCCATGCGCCTTCGAGGCCCAAGATCACGCCGCAGGCCATTTCCGGCGTGCAGCCTCTGCAGTTGAGCCAGGACAATGCGCCAGACTTGCACCTCTTGACACCCGAGGAGGCTAAGCTTTGTGAAGTGGTGAGGCTGCAGCCCAAGCCGTATCTGATGATCAAAGAGCAGATCCTCAAGGAGGCCCTCAAGACCAATGGCACTctgaagaagaagcaggccaaggagatTTGTCGCTTGGATTCTCAAAAGGGGGCGCGCATTTTTGACTTTTTCATCAATGCCGGGTGGTTGGGTAAGGCTTGA
- a CDS encoding uncharacterized protein (TransMembrane:1 (o30-51i)) produces MAPPFAVEHYPRGFTANPTFDLSRPSQDTAGAIAFITIASAIFLFILVTYIHQKCRRGTRRAPCGFSAWLSRGWDKLRGRGRTAASRRDPEHAVPYGGRSSRRRRPDGHARHQAQEHEMTYTTSTPRPGHARQQWEHQATMRAAQMHAAYMPFTPFLDAGPAHASSMYSEIPRYEDLLSEEAPQLPPPAYGSWVRPLPHCALAPPGASFSTASSSSSYGHNGGTWQWWRSNYRRPEVVLPIPNSHYSAMALASGLPPSSQSATRLSLVDSDDRWRQWRARHTERARRRDAERVAAYRRRLLGAAADGENDRYRAAAIMFY; encoded by the coding sequence ATGGCACCACCCTTTGCTGTTGAACACTATCCGCGTGGCTTTACCGCGAACCCGACCTTCGATCTCTCTCGGCCAAGCCAGGACACGGCAGGAGCCATCGccttcatcaccatcgcGAGCGCGATAttcctcttcatcctcgtcaccTACATCCACCAGAAATGCCGTCGTGGCACGAGGCGCGCCCCCTGCGGCTTCAGCGCTTGGCTCTCGCGAGGGTGGGATAAGCTACGCGGACGTGGACGCACCGCCGCGAGCCGTCGGGACCCTGAACATGCCGTCCCTTACGGCGGCCgctcgagtcggcggcggcgccccgacggccacgCCCGACACCAGGCCCAGGAGCATGAGATGACATACACGACCTCCACGCCGCGTCCTGGACATGCCCGGCAGCAGTGGGAGCaccaggcgacgatgcgcgcgGCGCAGATGCACGCCGCCTACATGCCGTTCACGcccttcctcgacgccggcccgGCACACGCGTCGTCCATGTACAGCGAGATCCCCCGGTACGAGGACCTGCTCTCCGAGGAGGCACCGCAACTGCCCCCGCCCGCGTACGGCAGCTGGGTCCGGCCGTTGCCTCATtgcgcgctcgcgccgccaggaGCATCCTtctccaccgcctcctcctcctcctcctatGGTCATAACGGGGGAACCTGGCAGTGGTGGCGAAGCAACTACCGCAGGCCCGAGGTCGTCCTCCCAATCCCCAACTCTCACtactcggccatggcgctcgccagcggcctgccgccatcctcccagtcggcgacgaggctctcGCTCGTGGACAGCGACGATCGGTGGCGCCAGTGGAGGGCGCGGCACACCGAAAGGGCGCGCCGTCGGGATGCCGAGCGGGTGGCGGCGTACAGACGCAGACTgttgggcgcggcggcggacggcgagaATGACAGGtatcgcgccgccgccatcatgttcTACTGA
- a CDS encoding uncharacterized protein (COG:S~EggNog:ENOG503NWF9), with product MGSQPDQPEGSKADVANLGYTPMAKVSEPWTVEKVLETLPGDAPVQDSSSPLAFFHMLERLKTTKREGWRRFGIERGESIADHMYRMSLISMFAPPSLAPRLDLPKCMKMCLIHDMAELLVGDITPVDGVAKPEKNRREAATMDYLTKTLLGGVAGGTTGDEMRAIWQEYEDSQTLDSHFVHDVDKMELLLQMMEYEKRAKGQLDLGEFAYVARKMTLPETRAWADELLAERERFWAGAAHVHGEQGVDGGVTNERSVQQDAYYSREA from the exons ATGGGATCGCAGCCAGACCAGCCCGAGGGCTCCAAGGCTGACGTAGCCA ACCTCGGATACACGCCCATGGCCAAGGTGTCGGAGCCTTGGACCGTCGAAAAGGTCCTCGAGACGCTGCCCGGAGACGCACCCGTGCAGGActccagctcgccgctgGCCTTTTTCCACATGCTCGAGAGGCTCAAGACGACGAAGCGTgagggctggcggcggttcgGCATCGAGAG GGGCGAGTCCATCGCCGACCACATGTACCGCATGTCCCTCATCTCCATGTTCGCGCCCCCGtccctcgcgccgcgcctcgacctGCCCAAGTGCATGAAGATGTGCCTCATCCACGACAtggcggagctgctggtcggcgacatcacgcccgtcgacggcgtggccaAGCCGGAGAAGAACCgacgcgaggcggcgaccatGGACTACCTGACCAAGacgctgctgggcggcgtggcgggcggcacgacgggcgacgagatgcGCGCCATCTGGCAGGAGTACGAGGACTCGCAGACGCTCGACAGCCACTTCGTGCACGACGTGGACAAgatggagctgctgctgcagatgATGGAGTACGAGAAGCGCGCCAAGGGCCAGCTGGACCTGGGCGAGTTCGCCTACGTGGCCCGGAAGATGACACTGCCCGAGACGCGCGCCTGGGctgacgagctgctggcggagcgggagcgcTTCTGGGCGGGTGCGGCGCACGtccacggcgagcagggcgtcgacggcggtgtgACGAACGAGCGGAGTGTGCAACAGGACGCTTACTATAGTAGGGAGGCCTAG
- a CDS encoding uncharacterized protein (EggNog:ENOG503PD2M), with translation MSPPTVTPPTRYQPLRPATIASLDDSRRETLLRAVSNVASCEAARLTVGQIAAGLPLSEVDKDTYDGTASDRHPLHTLHKTLCPQAVDRAERFRSTFDPRVLKFKPQLCREYQAAAPRSRAFSTRLIELVAASIHQIAALLHESDARADPDWTRDIKSWTAPEGDAVWWYTFPDGPPPTLLRHKWYCDYAQYPRGVADSVG, from the exons ATGTCCCCTCCCACAGTAACCCCGCCCACGCGCTATCAGCCGTTACGGCCTGCTACCATTGCATCCCTCGATGACTCTCGTCGCGAGACGCTGCTCCGGGCGGTATCCAACGTCGCCTCCTGCGAAGCTGCGAGACTCACTGTCGGCCAGATAGCGGCTGGCCTCCCGTTGTCAGAGGTAGACAAGGACACGTACGACGGGACGGCGTCTGACAGACATCCTCTTCACACACTGCATAAGACGCTATGCCCACAAGCTGTCGACCGGGCTGAACGGTTCCGGAGTACATTTGATCCCCGTGTTCTCAAGTTTAAGCCTCAG CTCTGCCGCGAGTAccaggccgctgcgccgaggtcgagaGCGTTCAGCACGCGGCTCATCGAGCTTGTCGCCGCATCGATCCACCAGATCGCCGCCTTGTTACACGAGTCCGACGCCAGAGCCGACCCAGACTGGACCCGCGATATCAAGTCCTGGACCgcgcccgagggcgacgccgtctgGTGGTACACGTTTCCggacggcccgccgccgacattgCTTCGACACAAGTGGTACTGCGACTACGCGCAGTATCCGCGTGGCGTGGCCGACAGCGTGGGGTAA
- a CDS encoding uncharacterized protein (COG:J~EggNog:ENOG503P4FP) yields MSHLRYYAYEGQGEQKRRNFSYSQAVRVGDRVECAGQGGWDPVTGVFEREINAQIDLAFANVERCLKDAGCKGWSQVFRVNSYHVPINDEALAAMVRNFRKYMPDHEPLWTCVGVTRLAEDDMRVEIEVVAHDPEGSKSTA; encoded by the exons ATGTCACACTTGAGATACTACGCCTACGAGGGGCAGGGGGAGCAGAAGAGGAGGAACTTTTCCTACAGCCAGGCCGTCCGGGTCGGTGACCGGGTAGAGTGCGCCGGCCAGG GAGGCTGGGACCCCGTCACCGGCGTGTTCGAGCGCGAGATCAACGCGCAAATCGACCTGGCATTCGCAAACGTCGAGCGCTGCCTCAAGGACGCCGGCTGCAAGGGCTGGTCACAGGTGTTCCGCGTCAACTCGTACCATGTGCCCAtcaacgacgaggcgctggctgccATGGTTCGCAACTTCAGAAAGTACATGCCGGACCACGAGCCGCTGTGGACCTGCGTCGGGGTGACGAggctggccgaggatgaTATGCGCGTCGAGATTGAGGTGGTGGCGCATGATCCGGAGGGCTCCAAGTCGACGGCGTAA
- a CDS encoding uncharacterized protein (EggNog:ENOG503PD2M): MVFCSQRQPESIYLHPDRHDVTYRIVKLLDEQKHAMVRFLLAGEEALAAGPLPIIAGSENRCRVDPEEDMRITGIYRDLWERKPWPDDAWDFRLRDVFDPLNYVTEQDWLDSAGRAMDRKIRIDEERFGGDGRE, from the coding sequence ATGGTCTTCTGCTCACAGCGACAGCCCGAGAGCATCTACCTGCATCCGGACCGGCACGATGTGACATATCGCATCGTCAAGCTCCTAGATGAACAGAAGCACGCAATGGTACGCTTCCTGCTTGCTGGGGAAGAGGCCCTGGCTGCTGGTCCCCTCCCCATCATTGCCGGCAGCGAGAACAGATGCAGGGTTGATCCAGAGGAAGACATGCGTATCACAGGCATTTATCGGGACTTGTGGGAGCGTAAGCCGTGGCCGGACGACGCGTGGGACTTCCGGCTCCGCGACGTGTTCGATCCGTTGAACTATGTCACCGAGCAAGACTGGCTGGATTCTGCGGGCCGAGCAATGGACAGGAAGATACGGATCGACGAAGAGCGGTTTGGAGGAGACGGTAGGGAATAG